Genomic window (Rosa chinensis cultivar Old Blush chromosome 6, RchiOBHm-V2, whole genome shotgun sequence):
tagtgctaGACGACCCCGTTCTTGTCCATAAATTCTTCTTTTTACCTAAATTACAtgatatattttctattttgttgAACTTAACTGTTAAAATTGTGAACAATGACAATACTAATGAATGGTAATGGCTTACAGAAAACAAATTTTGCAATTTGCTTTTGGCCTAGAGCTTAATGCTGTATATGCTCTAAGATCGATCAATGGTTTTGATCATGTAAATTATGAACGATCACAGTTTAACTTGATTCATAAACCACTTTCTCCCTCTTGTTGATATTGTGTGTCCTCTCTAATTCTTCTAGCTAGTATTTTATTCCTATCATACAAAATGCACATTGGAACAAAGAGAATCAATCAAAGTATTTGGTTATAACTTGCAAGTTATTGTAAAATAGTAAGAACTTCATTCGACTACTCATCTAGCACATAAGtagtaaataaaagaaaaaacttttttaaaaaaaatgttaatgATAAACTAAACTAGGACTTAGTATCCTGGGAACATTGGTGGCGGTGGTGACGAGTACTGTGCGCCAATGATTGGTGGGAGGACTACATCATCGTAGGGTGGCGAAGCCTGCACAGGAGCAGGGGGAGGAGGAGATGGAGCTGGAGCAGGAGGAGGTGGTGACGGGACAGGTGGTGGTGGGGCTGAGTGAACTGGTGGTGGAGGGGAGTAAACCGGAGGTGGGGGAGAATGGACTGGTGGTGGTGGGGACTGAACCGGTGGTGGAGAGGAGTGCACCGGTGGTGGTGGGGAGTGAACGGGTGGCGGTGGGGACTGAACGGGTGGTGGTGGGGAGTGCACCGGTGGCGGTGGGGACTGAACCGGTGGCGGAGGGGAGTGCACCGGTGGTGGTGGGGACTGAACCGGTGGCGGTGGGGAGTGAACGGGTGGCGGTGGCGAGTGAACCGGTGGTGGTGGCGAGTGAACCGGTGGTGGTGGCGAGTGAACCGGTGGTGGTGGGGACTGAACCGGTGGCGGTGGGGAGTGAACGGGTGGCGGTGGCGAGTGAACCGGTGGTGGTGGGGACTGAACCGGTGGTGGTGGCGAGTGAACCGGTGGTGGTGGAGGGGAGTGAACCGGTGGTGGTGGGGACTGAACCGGTGGCGGTGGGGACTGAACGGGTGGTGGTGGGGAGTGCACCGGTGGTGGTGGGGACTGAACCGGTGGCGGTGGCGAGTGcactggtggtggtggaggggaGTGAACCGGTGGCGGTGGAGAGTGCACTGGTGGTGGTGGGGACTGAACCGGTGGTGGCTCAGCCTTTGGTGTTGGAGGTGGTTCAACCTTAGGCGTGGGAGGTGGCTCGGCCTTAGGGGTTGGAGGTGGCTCAGCCTTTGGCGTTGGAGGTGGTTCAACCTTAGGCATGGGAGGTGGCTCGGCCTTAGGGGTTGGAGGTGGCTCAACCTTTGGTGTAGGAGGTGGTTCGGGCTTTGGAGTGGGAGGTGGCTCGACCTTTGGTGTAGAAGGCCCGCCACAATTCTTGCTACAGTCCACAAGCTTGGTCACCACAGGGAAGCAAGTCTTGGTATTCTTCTGATTGGGTCTGCCGGGGAAACAGTTGCCTTCATCGTTCAATGCCAATTTTGCGTTTGGATTAGGCAAACATTTCTGATGCTCCCCACTAAAATAGTTGTAAGCAAACGTAAAATTTTCCAACTTGGGC
Coding sequences:
- the LOC112170877 gene encoding pollen-specific leucine-rich repeat extensin-like protein 3, with translation MATILTHNALGFSLLIFSIYLSSFSSLTSALTNDEASYIAKRQLTALPENGDLPDDYKIEVDAKLTFANDRLKSAYVGLHALKNAIYSDPTNFTANWEGPDVCKYNGVFCSPALDDEKLNVVAGLDLNHADIAAHFPVEFGLLTDLALVHLNSNRFCGIVPRSFRRLKLMFEFDISNNRFVGEFPMVVLEWPGIKYLDIRYNEFEGELPPNLFWKPFDAIFLNHNRFTSNIPETLGNSTVTVVTFGFNKFSGCIPRSIGQMPNVEELMFMNNNMSGCFPEEMGNLGNVTVLDVSNNGLIGPLPKSLVNLKTIEVLDIGFNMLTGFVPEKICSLPKLENFTFAYNYFSGEHQKCLPNPNAKLALNDEGNCFPGRPNQKNTKTCFPVVTKLVDCSKNCGGPSTPKVEPPPTPKPEPPPTPKVEPPPTPKAEPPPMPKVEPPPTPKAEPPPTPKAEPPPTPKVEPPPTPKAEPPPVQSPPPPVHSPPPPVHSPPPPPVHSPPPPVQSPPPPVHSPPPPVQSPPPPVQSPPPPVHSPPPPPVHSPPPPVQSPPPPVHSPPPPVHSPPPPVQSPPPPVHSPPPPVHSPPPPVHSPPPPVHSPPPPVQSPPPPVHSPPPPVQSPPPPVHSPPPPVQSPPPPVHSPPPPVHSSPPPVQSPPPPVHSPPPPVYSPPPPVHSAPPPPVPSPPPPAPAPSPPPPAPVQASPPYDDVVLPPIIGAQYSSPPPPMFPGY